Proteins from one Mesotoga infera genomic window:
- a CDS encoding carbohydrate ABC transporter permease, protein MVPGKHKVVFFTGILLIALSLFLPFASGKESLMAWDFSLAGVRLPFIIIPLALACIVAYTFGKIFLILALSLVLLIIDLTCIFSKEQWKPALKSKFFLDFFKVTWVGWYLLAVGALLIIVATITLFRDRKRAPYLFLMPMLAGIGFLTFFPALFALFISFRKWNILIANKPFVGLANFEKAFSDEYFWRSIWISFKYALGVIPAKILIAFFFAFLIYAIPKFKGFFRVVYFLPTVTSVVAVSVIWNWIYNPYYGVANYVLSVFGIPPVNWLGDPKTAIWAVAAVAVWRGVGYDIIIFLAGLNDIPRTTVEASQIDGANGWQRLRYILIPLMKPSLVFVFITSTIGAIQVFSEIYMMTGGNAETKTAVYYIWEYGFSRLQMGYASTMSLILFAIILTISLIQMRVTRLLKEE, encoded by the coding sequence ATGGTGCCGGGTAAACATAAAGTGGTTTTTTTCACGGGAATACTGTTGATAGCGTTATCGCTCTTTCTGCCCTTCGCGAGCGGTAAAGAAAGCCTGATGGCCTGGGACTTCTCTCTGGCAGGGGTACGTTTGCCGTTCATTATAATTCCACTCGCTCTGGCCTGTATTGTGGCCTACACGTTTGGAAAGATTTTTCTGATTCTCGCTCTTTCACTGGTCCTGTTGATTATCGATCTCACCTGCATCTTTTCCAAGGAACAGTGGAAACCGGCCCTGAAGTCCAAGTTCTTTCTCGATTTCTTCAAAGTGACCTGGGTGGGCTGGTATCTCCTCGCCGTTGGCGCTTTGCTGATAATTGTAGCCACGATAACGCTTTTCAGAGACCGTAAGAGGGCACCGTACCTTTTTCTTATGCCCATGCTGGCGGGAATAGGTTTCCTGACGTTCTTTCCAGCCCTCTTCGCGCTTTTCATAAGTTTCAGAAAATGGAACATACTGATCGCGAACAAACCCTTCGTGGGTCTGGCCAACTTTGAAAAGGCCTTCTCCGACGAGTACTTTTGGAGATCGATCTGGATCAGTTTCAAATACGCGCTTGGCGTGATTCCAGCCAAGATACTGATAGCTTTCTTCTTCGCCTTTCTGATATACGCCATCCCGAAGTTCAAGGGCTTTTTCAGGGTCGTTTACTTCCTACCGACCGTCACTTCCGTCGTGGCGGTGAGCGTCATCTGGAACTGGATATACAACCCCTACTACGGCGTGGCGAACTATGTGCTAAGCGTATTCGGCATACCGCCGGTCAACTGGCTCGGCGATCCTAAAACGGCCATCTGGGCCGTCGCTGCCGTTGCCGTCTGGCGGGGAGTGGGTTATGATATCATCATCTTTCTGGCAGGGCTCAACGATATACCCAGAACCACGGTTGAAGCCTCGCAGATCGACGGCGCGAACGGCTGGCAGAGACTGAGGTATATACTGATCCCGCTGATGAAGCCGTCGCTCGTCTTCGTGTTCATAACCTCCACGATCGGTGCGATACAGGTTTTCTCGGAGATTTATATGATGACCGGCGGCAACGCCGAAACGAAAACGGCCGTTTATTACATCTGGGAATACGGTTTCAGCAGGCTTCAAATGGGCTATGCCAGTACGATGTCGCTGATCCTCTTCGCGATCATACTTACGATCTCCCTTATACAGATGAGAGTAACACGGCTTCTAAAGGAGGAGTGA
- a CDS encoding carbohydrate ABC transporter permease encodes MASRRTSKVVLYTLAYALLIIFAFIMLMPFVWMLLSTFKDQRELFEFPPKFLPKKLTLNNYIEVFKTVPFVRYYLNSLLVTFSSVVLNLFSSSLAGYAFAKYRFKGREIIFKVILGAMMIPFPVTIIPLYIMVYDLGLVDSYFALIITGSVSIFGTFLMRQFIVNIPDDLLDAARIDGSSEFGTYVRIILPNLRAPLSALAVFSFMSTWNAFLWPLLVVNDDRHRTVQLGVQFFTQRYGDLIHLQITAAAMAIIPIIVLYLFLQKQFIQGITMTGLKG; translated from the coding sequence ATGGCTTCCAGAAGAACTTCAAAAGTCGTTCTTTACACGCTGGCGTATGCTCTTTTGATCATCTTCGCCTTCATAATGCTGATGCCCTTCGTCTGGATGCTTCTCTCGACTTTCAAGGATCAGAGAGAACTATTCGAGTTTCCGCCGAAGTTCCTGCCGAAGAAGCTCACTTTGAACAATTACATAGAAGTATTCAAGACAGTCCCCTTCGTAAGGTACTATCTCAACAGTCTCCTGGTGACCTTCTCCTCGGTCGTTCTGAACCTCTTCTCTTCGAGTCTGGCCGGTTACGCCTTCGCCAAGTACCGTTTCAAAGGCCGGGAGATTATCTTCAAGGTCATACTGGGGGCGATGATGATACCCTTCCCGGTAACCATCATTCCGCTTTATATAATGGTCTACGATCTAGGGCTGGTCGATTCTTACTTTGCACTGATCATAACCGGTTCGGTGAGTATCTTCGGTACTTTCCTGATGAGGCAATTCATCGTCAACATACCCGACGATCTACTCGACGCCGCACGAATAGATGGATCTTCCGAGTTCGGTACCTACGTACGGATCATCCTGCCAAATCTGAGGGCACCGCTATCGGCGCTGGCCGTTTTCTCCTTTATGTCGACCTGGAACGCCTTCCTTTGGCCTTTGCTAGTAGTTAACGACGACAGGCACAGGACCGTGCAGCTGGGCGTTCAATTCTTCACACAGAGGTATGGAGACCTGATACACTTGCAGATAACGGCTGCCGCTATGGCCATTATTCCGATAATAGTGTTGTACCTCTTCCTGCAGAAGCAGTTCATTCAGGGTATAACCATGACTGGTCTCAAAGGTTAA
- a CDS encoding alkaline phosphatase — protein sequence MRVLLFALLLSIVSLSFATPDNVVLVVGDGMGFNHLFLSELLYGENPATRLFRVSLGLNSPVDALITDSAAAATALFSGVRTVNNAAGLDPSGNPVQSVATVLKERGWKVAMITNARYYDGTPAAFYAHAFRTDDLQITEDLVNSDIDLFVAGGLEKLGLNPFTGKPKKNGTLERLAASGYTVYGLQFEKLFEPIGEKKGSMAFLSMGDNSFENALLPNEMSLPEIVRKSLELIAGPKLFLVVEAARIDDASHINDDAVVKAELLAFQKTVRLLLDSFDNSKTLFLILADHETGGLSIIMGDERAIDLEIAWCSGDHTASYIPILSYGEGSESFSDFLHLSDVNRILLEILGGEVR from the coding sequence ATGAGAGTTTTGCTGTTCGCTTTACTGCTGTCGATTGTCTCGCTGTCTTTCGCCACGCCGGATAACGTGGTTCTTGTCGTCGGCGACGGTATGGGCTTCAACCATCTCTTCCTCTCGGAACTGCTCTACGGGGAGAATCCGGCGACGAGACTCTTCAGGGTCTCCCTCGGTCTAAATTCGCCTGTAGATGCCCTGATAACCGACTCGGCCGCCGCGGCCACCGCCCTTTTCTCCGGAGTCAGAACGGTCAACAACGCCGCAGGGCTCGATCCATCGGGCAACCCCGTGCAGTCGGTGGCAACGGTGCTGAAAGAGAGGGGCTGGAAGGTCGCGATGATAACCAACGCCAGATATTATGACGGCACGCCTGCCGCTTTTTACGCGCACGCCTTCAGAACCGACGATCTTCAGATAACCGAGGATTTAGTGAACAGCGATATCGATCTCTTCGTCGCTGGCGGACTTGAAAAACTCGGTCTGAATCCCTTCACCGGAAAGCCAAAAAAGAACGGAACGCTCGAGAGATTGGCCGCCAGTGGTTACACCGTATACGGCCTGCAGTTCGAGAAACTCTTCGAACCGATCGGCGAGAAGAAGGGGAGCATGGCCTTTCTCTCGATGGGTGATAACAGCTTTGAAAACGCTTTGCTTCCCAACGAGATGTCTCTTCCGGAGATCGTCAGGAAGAGCCTTGAATTGATCGCCGGACCGAAACTCTTTCTGGTAGTAGAAGCGGCCAGGATAGACGACGCTTCGCACATAAACGACGATGCGGTGGTTAAAGCCGAGTTGCTGGCCTTCCAGAAGACCGTTCGGTTGCTGCTGGACAGCTTCGATAACTCGAAGACTCTCTTCCTGATACTGGCCGATCATGAGACTGGCGGCCTGAGCATAATCATGGGCGACGAGAGGGCGATCGACCTCGAGATCGCCTGGTGCAGCGGAGACCACACGGCCTCTTACATACCGATCCTATCTTACGGAGAAGGTAGCGAAAGCTTCTCCGATTTCCTCCATCTTAGTGATGTCAATAGAATACTTTTGGAGATTCTTGGGGGTGAAGTGAGATGA
- a CDS encoding endonuclease/exonuclease/phosphatase family protein, with protein MKKALVCLFLLMGMISMALTIKVMTYNIRHARGVDDVVDLQRIIDVVRSEEPDILILNEVDQGNPRTAGIHQAGEIAEALGMNLFFGPTEGTSYYGNAVLARFEIVQARSVTLPQPKWLNAAKRGAAIAAIEIEGVRVLVVGTHLGLAGIKEIETELSEIYSIVRESGLPAIVAGDFNVEYFDLENRMKEVIEELRSVNHYLGIDLHTIPANNPGPQIDYILASREFLPVNAYTVPSLASDHLPVVALLEMGR; from the coding sequence ATGAAAAAGGCCCTTGTCTGTCTCTTCCTTTTGATGGGGATGATATCCATGGCCCTGACGATTAAGGTTATGACCTACAACATTCGCCACGCGAGAGGGGTCGACGACGTTGTCGATCTGCAGAGGATAATAGATGTCGTCCGTTCTGAAGAGCCCGACATTCTGATACTCAACGAGGTCGATCAAGGCAATCCGAGAACGGCCGGAATACACCAGGCCGGGGAGATCGCCGAAGCGCTCGGTATGAATCTCTTCTTCGGGCCAACCGAAGGGACGAGTTATTACGGTAACGCCGTACTCGCCAGGTTTGAGATAGTCCAAGCCAGGAGCGTAACCTTGCCCCAGCCGAAATGGCTCAATGCCGCAAAGCGCGGAGCGGCCATCGCGGCAATCGAGATAGAAGGAGTGCGGGTTCTGGTGGTGGGTACACATCTCGGTCTGGCCGGTATAAAGGAGATCGAGACCGAGCTGAGCGAGATCTACTCAATAGTGCGAGAAAGCGGTTTACCGGCGATCGTTGCGGGAGACTTCAACGTAGAGTATTTCGATCTTGAGAACCGCATGAAAGAAGTGATAGAGGAACTGAGATCGGTGAATCATTATCTGGGTATCGACCTGCATACTATACCTGCGAACAACCCCGGCCCGCAGATCGACTATATCCTGGCAAGTCGAGAATTTCTTCCGGTCAACGCCTACACCGTACCCTCGCTGGCCTCCGATCACCTGCCGGTTGTGGCTTTGCTGGAGATGGGAAGATGA
- a CDS encoding alkaline phosphatase family protein, with product MKPRLLFITVDALGPEILARAKAPVIKRIMEEGLSVQKATSHFPTLTTPMMSTILTGCLPDRHGIECNTRLDIGAGRVRGKLRDLKVATIGDILVENGYSVASVQHFMLEGRAGISYTQTDGANTTEMTDLIAGCMEEFDAVFTIFQAVDAAGHRFGPFHERTLAEVEKIDGAIGRLLEVWKGSEFLLVISSDHSMSYADRASDFSIEEFFASMNLKAAFIGEGESFSNLDIAMLRYPTVPIFLLSERARNLRVEITNRLRNERELWRVYSKEEMESLGNGRYGDIACTLNKGVTTARALVEMGGFGYHGTEGEEGTVIAFQGSMLKSRRIPAARLADIVPTTLRILSIESERKFDGENIWSCDDGR from the coding sequence ATGAAACCGCGATTGCTTTTCATAACAGTCGATGCGCTCGGTCCGGAAATTCTCGCCAGGGCGAAAGCTCCGGTGATAAAACGAATAATGGAGGAAGGTTTATCTGTTCAGAAGGCGACTTCCCATTTTCCCACACTCACGACGCCGATGATGAGCACCATACTCACCGGCTGCCTTCCCGACCGCCATGGAATCGAGTGTAACACCAGACTGGATATAGGGGCAGGCAGGGTGAGGGGAAAGTTACGCGATCTGAAAGTGGCGACTATAGGCGATATACTCGTCGAGAATGGTTACAGCGTGGCCTCGGTGCAGCATTTCATGCTCGAAGGACGGGCAGGCATTTCTTACACCCAGACCGACGGGGCCAATACGACGGAAATGACGGACCTCATCGCCGGTTGCATGGAAGAGTTTGACGCCGTTTTCACGATTTTTCAGGCCGTTGATGCAGCCGGTCACAGGTTCGGTCCTTTCCATGAAAGGACACTGGCCGAGGTCGAGAAAATAGACGGGGCGATCGGCAGGCTTTTGGAGGTCTGGAAGGGAAGTGAGTTTCTCCTGGTGATCTCGTCAGACCATTCAATGAGTTACGCCGACAGGGCAAGCGATTTTTCGATAGAGGAGTTCTTCGCCTCCATGAATCTGAAGGCAGCTTTCATTGGTGAGGGCGAATCGTTCTCGAACCTCGACATTGCGATGCTTAGATACCCAACCGTGCCGATCTTTCTTCTGAGCGAAAGGGCCAGGAACCTTCGCGTAGAGATAACCAATCGTTTGAGAAACGAGAGAGAACTCTGGCGCGTCTATTCGAAAGAAGAGATGGAAAGCCTGGGCAACGGCCGCTACGGAGATATAGCCTGCACGCTGAACAAAGGAGTTACCACAGCCAGGGCACTGGTGGAAATGGGGGGATTCGGCTATCATGGAACCGAGGGCGAGGAGGGAACCGTGATCGCTTTCCAGGGTAGTATGTTGAAAAGCCGTAGAATACCGGCGGCAAGACTGGCCGATATCGTACCGACGACACTGAGGATTCTCTCGATAGAAAGCGAAAGGAAATTCGATGGTGAAAACATCTGGAGCTGTGATGATGGGCGTTGA
- a CDS encoding PHP domain-containing protein: MGVDFDFHIHTVFSDGSMSFEELLTALKRAGLSKCGITDHFETGLPHSVAVSEANYMDLFNRFKKEAGNSGIEVFLGGETGLGPDGLMLPTGAPPFDFLIASVHRVNGRHKSESDYWREYRTYIERGIEKGGFQILGHVEGYLPTAPLGANGGTFDERREIERYYAAKYLTLDWYASIAPTLVKSGVAVEIHEMSSSPRLEVIDLLQRKGVRFSYGTDSHGPEQLMKREFITRVLNCTRLNEADIFKPEKRRGGARCTR; the protein is encoded by the coding sequence ATGGGCGTTGATTTTGACTTTCACATTCATACGGTCTTTTCCGATGGTTCGATGTCCTTCGAAGAGCTTCTGACTGCGCTAAAACGTGCCGGCCTGTCGAAATGCGGGATAACCGATCACTTCGAAACGGGGTTGCCCCATTCTGTGGCCGTGTCGGAAGCCAATTATATGGACCTCTTCAACAGGTTCAAAAAGGAAGCGGGAAATTCTGGCATAGAAGTCTTTCTTGGTGGCGAGACGGGGCTGGGACCGGACGGTTTGATGCTTCCGACCGGGGCGCCGCCTTTCGATTTCTTGATCGCCAGCGTACACAGGGTAAACGGAAGACATAAAAGCGAATCCGACTACTGGAGAGAGTACAGGACTTACATAGAACGCGGAATAGAAAAGGGAGGCTTTCAGATTCTGGGCCATGTCGAGGGTTATCTTCCCACGGCACCTCTTGGAGCAAACGGCGGAACCTTCGATGAACGCCGCGAGATCGAGCGTTATTACGCGGCGAAGTATCTCACGCTCGATTGGTACGCCTCGATAGCTCCGACTCTTGTAAAGAGCGGTGTGGCCGTGGAGATACACGAGATGTCCTCATCGCCACGGTTGGAGGTGATCGATCTCCTCCAACGAAAGGGCGTTAGGTTCTCTTACGGAACCGATTCACACGGGCCGGAACAGCTTATGAAGAGAGAATTCATTACCAGAGTGTTGAACTGCACTCGATTGAACGAAGCCGATATATTCAAACCGGAAAAGAGAAGAGGAGGAGCGAGATGCACTCGATAG
- a CDS encoding Gfo/Idh/MocA family protein — protein MHSIAILGAGMMGNVHARAYRAMGEISSLWIIDPVESRAKAISEKYGANVASFEEVLENGVIDIVDICTPTFTHGELAVRALEAGKHVFCEKPVALKIEEARAMDGAAKKSGRKFMVGHVVRFFPQYIRVRELAVAGDIGEIVMARLYRGGSFPSHGIDNWFADIDKSGGVFVDLSIHDFDFLRKLLGPVKTVEARSVALSSERKKDSFDHGMAILRFESGALAHIEGSWAEPTGMPVNFGTFYEFVGTKGMITNSYERETTLRLQTSIDGKPKYSQENTAYYDPYAEELKSFILSIDEDREVPVNGQEAVESLRVALAANLSAKLHRPVELSEVF, from the coding sequence ATGCACTCGATAGCGATACTTGGAGCTGGAATGATGGGGAACGTCCACGCGAGGGCCTACCGGGCCATGGGTGAGATCAGTTCCCTCTGGATAATCGATCCAGTCGAAAGCAGGGCAAAGGCAATCTCCGAAAAATACGGAGCAAACGTTGCCAGTTTTGAGGAAGTTCTGGAAAACGGCGTCATAGACATAGTGGATATCTGCACGCCGACATTCACGCACGGCGAGCTTGCCGTCAGGGCGCTGGAGGCCGGCAAGCACGTCTTCTGCGAAAAGCCCGTAGCGCTCAAGATAGAAGAGGCCAGGGCAATGGACGGGGCGGCAAAAAAGAGCGGCAGGAAGTTCATGGTGGGCCACGTCGTACGTTTCTTTCCGCAATATATAAGAGTGAGGGAGCTCGCGGTTGCCGGAGACATCGGAGAAATAGTGATGGCAAGACTTTACAGGGGAGGTTCCTTTCCCTCTCACGGTATTGACAACTGGTTTGCCGATATTGACAAGAGCGGAGGCGTCTTCGTAGATCTCTCCATACACGACTTCGATTTTCTCAGAAAACTACTGGGGCCTGTCAAGACCGTCGAAGCGAGGTCCGTAGCGCTGAGCTCGGAAAGGAAGAAAGACTCTTTCGATCATGGCATGGCGATTCTTAGGTTCGAGTCCGGCGCTCTGGCGCACATCGAAGGCAGCTGGGCCGAACCGACCGGGATGCCTGTCAACTTCGGAACCTTCTACGAATTCGTTGGCACAAAGGGAATGATAACCAATAGCTACGAGAGAGAGACGACGCTTCGTCTGCAAACCTCGATCGACGGAAAGCCGAAATACTCGCAGGAGAATACCGCCTATTACGATCCGTACGCTGAAGAATTGAAATCTTTCATACTTTCGATAGATGAAGACAGGGAAGTCCCGGTTAACGGGCAAGAAGCCGTAGAATCGTTGAGAGTCGCGCTGGCTGCCAACCTGTCGGCAAAGCTGCACAGACCGGTCGAGCTTTCGGAGGTGTTTTGA
- a CDS encoding Gfo/Idh/MocA family protein, giving the protein MMKIAILGIAHMHGYSYVRALKRMNDIEITGLFDEDRSRMSTACKELGVKPYEHPEELVAGSDGVIVTSENSTHRKFVEIAAKAGKHVLCEKPIATSVEDAEAMIEICRRNSVKLQMAFPVRYSASVRKAREIITGGLLGEVVSLVGTNHGRMPGGWFTDPVLGGGGAVMDHTVHVVDIVRWLLNCEFTQVYATYGTLIHDIPVEDCGLEMFKLSTGQYMTLDCSWSRPKAHPYWGDVTLHIVGTRGTLFLDVFNSKIEVYSNEKGNRWENYGDNLDSLMIEEFLKVLREGKEPFTEGNDGLQSLKVVMAAYRSFREGKVVEV; this is encoded by the coding sequence ATGATGAAAATCGCGATCCTCGGTATTGCGCATATGCACGGTTACAGCTATGTGAGAGCCTTGAAGAGAATGAACGATATCGAGATAACGGGGCTTTTCGACGAGGACAGATCCAGGATGAGTACGGCCTGTAAAGAGCTTGGTGTCAAGCCTTACGAACACCCCGAAGAACTCGTTGCCGGCAGCGATGGCGTGATAGTGACGAGCGAGAACTCGACCCACAGGAAGTTCGTCGAAATCGCTGCCAAAGCCGGAAAACACGTTCTCTGTGAAAAGCCTATCGCGACAAGCGTGGAAGACGCGGAGGCGATGATCGAGATCTGCCGCAGGAACAGTGTGAAGCTTCAAATGGCCTTTCCGGTTAGGTACAGCGCTTCCGTGAGAAAGGCCAGGGAGATCATCACGGGCGGCCTGCTGGGCGAGGTAGTGAGTCTGGTGGGAACCAACCACGGGAGAATGCCGGGTGGCTGGTTCACAGACCCCGTTCTGGGCGGTGGCGGCGCCGTTATGGACCACACCGTGCACGTGGTGGATATAGTGAGATGGCTTCTGAATTGTGAATTCACGCAGGTTTACGCCACTTACGGCACTCTTATACACGACATACCGGTCGAAGACTGCGGACTGGAGATGTTCAAACTCTCGACAGGACAGTACATGACGCTCGATTGCAGCTGGTCTAGACCGAAGGCACATCCCTATTGGGGAGATGTAACGCTCCACATAGTCGGAACTAGGGGAACGCTCTTTCTGGATGTCTTCAACTCAAAGATCGAGGTCTATTCCAACGAAAAGGGCAATCGATGGGAAAATTACGGCGACAATCTCGATTCGTTAATGATAGAGGAGTTCCTGAAAGTCCTTAGGGAGGGCAAGGAGCCTTTTACCGAAGGAAACGATGGTTTGCAGTCGCTCAAAGTCGTAATGGCTGCATACAGAAGCTTCAGAGAGGGAAAGGTAGTGGAAGTCTGA
- a CDS encoding ABC transporter ATP-binding protein codes for MSKASVSVRIENVTKIFKDLRGKADVVAVNDANFEIEPGELVTLLGPSGCGKTTTLRMIGGFELPTKGRIFLGNEDITFLPPNKRDTATVFQSYGLFPHMNVFDNVAYGLKLRKVPSKQIKEKVMNTLGLVGLRDLAQRPPSKLSGGQQQRVALARSLIVEPSVLLLDEPLSNLDALLREQMRVEIKRIQKSLGITTIYVTHDRVEAMSLSDRIIVMKNGFIRQIGSPDRIYEDPDSKFVAGFVGKVAFLPVEIMSVDGRCSVRFEDKVFEVGKFSPELKPGDKGVIMARPESLKLLESGAGMIEGRVNTNIYLGGSLESFVSTDRGEILVQIDNPAEKKVFAEGEGVSIGIIPNLVKALPDRDD; via the coding sequence ATGTCAAAGGCTTCCGTTTCGGTGAGAATAGAAAACGTAACTAAGATCTTCAAAGACCTCAGGGGAAAGGCCGATGTCGTAGCCGTGAACGACGCAAATTTTGAAATCGAGCCGGGGGAACTCGTCACTCTCCTCGGGCCTTCCGGGTGCGGTAAGACCACCACGCTGAGAATGATAGGAGGATTCGAACTTCCCACAAAGGGCAGGATCTTTCTGGGAAACGAAGATATCACCTTTCTCCCTCCAAACAAGAGAGACACTGCGACCGTTTTCCAGAGCTACGGGCTCTTTCCGCACATGAACGTCTTCGACAATGTAGCCTACGGTCTGAAGCTGAGAAAGGTCCCTTCGAAACAGATTAAGGAAAAGGTAATGAATACATTAGGACTCGTCGGCCTGAGAGATCTCGCCCAGCGACCGCCTTCCAAGCTTTCGGGCGGTCAACAGCAAAGGGTGGCGCTGGCCAGGAGCCTGATAGTCGAGCCCTCAGTTCTTCTACTGGACGAGCCGCTCTCCAATCTCGATGCGCTCCTCAGGGAGCAGATGAGGGTGGAAATAAAACGTATTCAGAAATCCCTGGGGATCACCACGATCTACGTCACACATGACAGGGTCGAGGCGATGAGTCTTTCCGACAGGATTATAGTGATGAAAAACGGCTTCATAAGACAGATCGGCTCGCCAGACAGGATCTACGAAGACCCCGACTCCAAGTTCGTGGCCGGTTTTGTGGGCAAAGTGGCCTTCCTGCCAGTCGAGATAATGTCTGTCGACGGAAGGTGCAGCGTGAGATTCGAAGATAAGGTTTTCGAAGTAGGCAAGTTCTCTCCGGAGTTGAAACCGGGCGATAAAGGCGTGATAATGGCCAGGCCGGAATCGCTCAAACTTCTCGAATCGGGCGCAGGCATGATCGAAGGCAGAGTCAACACGAACATATATCTCGGCGGCAGCCTTGAATCCTTCGTATCGACCGACCGTGGCGAGATTCTTGTCCAAATAGACAACCCGGCCGAGAAAAAAGTCTTCGCCGAAGGCGAGGGAGTCTCTATAGGCATCATACCCAATTTGGTCAAGGCACTGCCCGACAGGGACGATTGA